The genome window cgagttttaacccccccacacccctgtccgacttttaacccccaccccccatgtccgacttttaaacagggaaGCCCCCCtccttcttgtccgagttttaggccACAGCCTTGGTCCGAAGTTTTTAGGGGGAGTCCCCTTGGTCCGACCTTTATTCAGGGGAATGGATGTCCGAACTTTTAAGGGGGGGGGGAGCCATATAGTCCGATGTTTTAATGTATATATGCCTAACCCTGTTCATTCAGCAAACACAGTTAAATAGTAGCTCTATAAATTGTTAACTCTGTTATCTTATGCATGTAATCCTGTTAAGTAtgtaactttgttaaacatgtaaACCATTGATAAGTTGCTAAGTTGTTAACTCTAATTgtttgttaactctgttagttaactAGTACTGTTAAGTTATTATTCCTGTTACATATGTTAACTGTGTTAAGTGTTAACCATGTTAAGTGTATTAGTTATGCGAAAACATGTTATCTTGTTAAGTATGTTGATCTTGTTAAACACGACTACCCTGTTAATTGTGTTACTAAATAACTTTGTTCGAATTGATCAAGAACACTGTCATATGAGGCATGATTGTATGAAAGTAAAATAACTGTTATGTGCTGCATGATGATTAACTGCCAAACACACTATGTGACGTTAGATTACGAACGAAAACTGATTATACATACGTGCGTACgataggtcgtgattgattaactgtgagcgtgcgtattctttagcataccgagcaaaccaaggtgagttcacacagccaaggcatggggttcccagggtgggaatgggattggtttatttacttgtacttctctagataatggaacgtagtgatatgatcctcgggtgaggaaggggattggttaagatactgctagactagtgatactaatagaactgatcttcgcatacacgccagggttggccgcgataatatgactgatcttcgcacacatgcctagaaaggGCTGCGAACTattcactaaacttcgcacagacgccgggtggccgcgatacaaatattcctagtctagaacacttgagaactttccttaatcttcgcatacatgcctagagggccgcgatacgaattaatacgatacacgacttaatgaacgaatacaaggcttactgTACTATTACacttactgaactataaactgtgaactcgctcaactagttgttgatcctctgttacatgccttgcaggtcgttagatacatggagcttgcacagggaggagcaggtcgttgtggagcatggatcgtggatgttttgttaaactttataacacttgaacttattataTACTTCGGGTTTTCatgttatgcttccgctacttaaactatgtttggtttggacatcaattgtattgaattgggttttacaaactactttgattatttttttttgggtaaagggttaccccagtgattctatatattcacaaaacAGAAAAACAAGTAGTATGGAAAGCCCATACTAGTTCTAACATGGGACAACCCCCCATGAAAGTAACACAAGAAAAACGAGACGACTAGTTCACAATTTAACTCCCACTAGACAAAAATCTAGAAAAACAACCTAGACACCAAGCATAAACAACTAGCCAGCGTCGTTAAGCATCGCGTCATCATGTATATCCCACAGCTCTAGAAAGCGTCTGACTTTATCCATTCTCTTGTACTTAGCTCCCATAAGTTTGTATCGAACAGTctgaaaaatcaaagaaataatAATATCTGGAGGTCTCGTTTGATTTTTAAACAATCTAGCGTTTCGCTCTTGCCAAATGAAATACGCTGAAGCAGCTACTATGAGACGACTTGCATAATTGAAAACCGATTTAGACGCACCTCTAGCTAAGAGCCAATTCGTCACATCTGTCCACTTCGGGTCAACCGTACCCATATTCACCTTATCCCTAACCGAGCACCAAATCTGAGCCGAGAACTTACATTCGAAGAACAGATGCTCGTGAGAGTCATTATTTTCGAAACACAATAGGCAACACATCATGTTCATGTTCTTTCTTCTCGTCAGATCCCATTGTAGAATTTTATCCTGAGTCAAAAGTTTCCTACGCATGATGAGCCACATAAGGAAAGCATGCCGAGGAATACATTGTGAAAACCATACCACATTCACCCAATCTACTTCCGTTTCCCTAGCTCGGATAGATTGCCACACACACGCAGACAAATGATCATACGATTTATCACCATCTTTCCAAAGAAATCTATCTCTACTATTCGAATTAAGCTGCAGGTTATCCAGTTGAATTAAAACCGGAAACAAATCTCGCCAAGCCGTAGGCCACTTCCAAGAACCATCCGCCCACACATCCTTGACCGAATCATGAAGGGAGAACCCAGCTGCATGAATGATACGAGGGGATATGAAACTGGCTAAAGGCCCGCACTCACACCAACGGTCATACCAAGCGGATGTCATCCCACCATCACCAAGCTTTGACCAAACATAATTCCTAATAATTGGTCGTAATGCGAAACCATAAGAGCTTTATTAACATCTTGAAGTCTTCGCAACCCAAGGCCTCCTTCATATTTCGGCTTACATATAGAATTCCACGAAACCTTCGTTTTCCCTCTTTGAAAGGAACCATCTTGCGACCACAAAAAATTCCTCATCTTTGTTTCTAGCTCCTTGATAACCCTCGCCGGCAGAATTAACACAGAGGCCCAAAAAATGTGCATAGAGGATAGAACTGATAGAATAAGCTGAACTCTACCCGCAAAAGACAAGAGCCGATTCTTCCAATTCAAGATACGCTTCTCCAATCTCTCAATTAAAATACTACAATCTTTGTATAGGAGCTTAGTCGAAATCAATGGGACCCCCAAATACCTGACTGGTAATTCACCTTCGACAAAAGGCATAATTCCTAGAATAGCCCCCTTGACATGCTGCGGAACATTACAAAAGAAACTGGTACTCTTTTGAACATTCGGAATCAAGCCAGACATACGAGAAAATTGAGAGAGAACATTCATAATACATGTAGCCGATCTCACATCCCCTCTAGCAAACAGAAACAAATCATCCGCAAAGCAAAGATTGATGATGCGTTGACGATGACACTTGTTATGGAATCTGAAAGACGCATCAATAGAGGAGGCATGTTGTAACTTACACGTCAAGACTTCCATCACCAACGTGAAAAGGTAAGGAGAGATAGGATCTCCTTGTCGAAGGCCACGTTTGCCCTTGAAGAAACCATGAACACTACCATTCACACAAACTGAATATGACGGAGTAGAAACGCAAAGCATAATCCACTTTATCATCATCTGGTTGAACCCGAATCCCAGTAAAACATCTTCAAGAAAATTCCAATCCACAGTATCATAAGCTTTTTGGATGTCAACCTTAAACGCACACCTAGGAGGCCCATAATCtttatgataattatgcattaaCTCCTGCGTAAGAAGAATATTGTCCGATATTTTTCGACCCGGAACAAAAGCTGATTGATTTATACTTACAATCTCATTAAGGGCCACCTTCAACCGATCAGACAGAATTTTACTAATACACTTGtagataacattgcaacaagcaATGGGACGAAAATCTTTTACCGTAGCAGGGGTAGTCATTTTAGGTAAAAGCACAATAAGTGTATGATTTATCTCCTGGAGCAACCGACCTGAACTAAAGAAATCCCTAACGGCATTTGTAACATCCGTACCAACAATTTCCCATGAGCTCTTAAAAAATGCCGCCGTGTACCCATCAGGACCCGGAGCTTTATCATTACCAATAGCAAACATGGCCGATTTGATCTCCTCCACTGTAATAGAACGAATCATGTCATCAGCAACGTTCTGACTTAGACGATTCTGAAAAATCTCCGGCGATAGAAACGAAGAGATATCACCTTCACTCCCTAAAAACGTCTCATAATAGTTGACAAAAGCTTCAGGAACGGCCTGGCCTTCACAAAAAATCCCGTTTATATCAGTAATACCTTCAATACGAGTTCGATGGTTTCTAGTTTTCAGCGACAAATGAAAAAATTTAGAGTTAGCATCCCCCGCTCGTAACCAAGCCACTTTAGATTTTTGCTTTAGAAAGCGTTCCTCATCAAGGCACGCTTCTTGGAACAGTCGAGTAGCAATGACTTCTTCACGTCTAGCATTTTCATTGAAAGGATCTTTCTCTACATCCCTTTGAATAGCATCCAATTTCCCACGTAACTCTTCAACCTTTTTGTGAAGATTTCCCTGTTTGAATAAAAGAGATCTAAGAGGAGACTTTAGGGCTCGAAGCTTTTTAACCAGGCGAAATTGATGCACTCCCGAAATGGCCAGGTCCCAGTTATTCTTAACAACATCCAAAAAACCCGGTTTATGAACCAAAAAATTTGCAAACTTGAAAGAACTAGCTTTTTTCTTTACCATCTTGTTAATTCTAAGAATGCACGGGCAATGGTCAGAGACTCGATATGGTTGAAACATCGCCACCGCTTCCGGGTAGTCACTAACAAATTGAATGTTACTCATAGCCCTATCGATCTTCTTTAGTAAGCCGACCCCTTTCTTCGGCTTTTGAGTCCACGTGAAGTGGAACCCGATGCTTTTAATATCCGCCACTTGAAGATGATTAACACATTCTTGAAACTCCCGCATACTAGTAGATATACCAGAGGATCCCATAGATTTATCTTCCAAGTTCAAAGCGGAGTTAAAGTCCCCCATTAAAACCCAAGGTTTATTATCTACGAGAATTTTATGTCTAGCCAAGTGGCTCCACAATTCTCTCCTAGTGATATAGAAATTTGACGCATAAACAATCGAACAGAAGATAACCTTTTTATCGCTTTTAATCATCATTTGAACATGTATCACTTGAGCCGTTTGATCTAAAACCATTATGTCAAACACATCCGGGTTCCATCCAATGATGATACGAGTTCCTTTGTCATAATGGCCACCGTTAGACGTCCACTCCCAATTACGGAAAACTGAATTGCACACTTTATCAAGTTTACTAATCTCTACATGAGACTCAAGGATCGCACAAAAGCTAACACCATTCTCCTTCACCACCTGACGAACCTCATTTTGCTTTagagggcggttcaaccccctaatATTCCAAGTAGCCAGACTAACCATCAGTAACCATTggagaaggagtgcttgcccctttagCGTCGCTTGGTTTGGAGGAATCCCCCACCAGAAAATCATTCGTCTCGTTATATACTTCTATCACCTCCTCATCATCAGAGTCGTCAAAACCATCCCCATTATGTTGTTTACTACTTTACCCTTCATCCGCTTCAACCGAATTTAAAACATCAAATGGGTT of Helianthus annuus cultivar XRQ/B chromosome 1, HanXRQr2.0-SUNRISE, whole genome shotgun sequence contains these proteins:
- the LOC110935728 gene encoding uncharacterized protein LOC110935728, whose translation is MTSAWYDRWCECGPLASFISPRIIHAAGFSLHDSVKDVWADGSWKWPTAWRDLFPVLIQLDNLQLNSNSRDRFLWKDGDKSYDHLSACVWQSIRARETEVDWVNVVWFSQCIPRHAFLMWLIMRRKLLTQDKILQWDLTRRKNMNMMCCLLCFENNDSHEHLFFECKFSAQIWCSVRDKVNMGTVDPKWTDVTNWLLARGASKSVFNYASRLIVAASAYFIWQERNARLFKNQTRPPDIIISLIFQTVRYKLMGAKYKRMDKVRRFLELWDIHDDAMLNDAG